The following proteins are encoded in a genomic region of Halomicrobium zhouii:
- a CDS encoding HTH domain-containing protein, producing the protein MEGTTQRRVELYVRSLAPCGTSTEQNEIVERLRDLERRDVVDDVDLTVWGDAVCLDGASATVGTGRHVADRVREFHSWCGDGRTSLDPFFTWSTVESSLSGDSFRRVVLPQRCLALYDDGQLQEVYPRQVDGAVESLADGVRSLESATNGNADPSLAFEEV; encoded by the coding sequence ATGGAAGGCACGACACAACGGAGAGTCGAACTGTACGTCCGCTCGCTCGCGCCGTGCGGAACGAGCACCGAACAGAACGAGATCGTCGAGCGACTGCGAGATCTCGAACGCCGCGACGTCGTCGACGACGTCGACCTGACAGTGTGGGGTGACGCCGTCTGTCTCGACGGTGCCAGCGCGACCGTCGGGACGGGCAGGCACGTCGCCGACCGCGTCCGGGAGTTCCACAGCTGGTGTGGGGACGGACGGACGTCGCTCGACCCGTTCTTCACCTGGTCGACGGTCGAGTCGTCGCTCTCGGGCGACTCGTTCCGGCGCGTCGTCCTCCCCCAGCGATGTCTCGCGCTCTACGACGACGGCCAGTTACAGGAGGTGTATCCCCGGCAGGTCGACGGCGCCGTGGAGTCGCTGGCGGACGGGGTGCGGTCGCTCGAGTCGGCCACGAACGGGAACGCGGACCCGTCGCTCGCCTTCGAGGAGGTTTAG